The Deinococcus sp. YIM 134068 sequence CAATTTCCTGCTGCCCGACACCTTCCCCGGCTACGATGAGGACCTCGCGGCCCCGAAGTTCGATCTCGACGCCGCCCGCGAGGCATTCCGGCGGGCGTGGGGCGGGCAGGTGTGGGAACAGGGCTTCACCGTCAACGCGACCTACCGCGCCGGGAGCGTGTCCGCGCAGACCGCGATGGAACTCCTCAAGCGCAACATCGAGTCCCTGAACCCGAAGTTCCGGGTGAACATCCAGAGCAAGCAGTGGAGCGAGATCATCGAGGACGGCAACGCGGGGCGCGAGGTCCTGATCATCACGGGCTGGGCACCCGACTACGCCGACGCCGACAACTTCGTGCACACCTTCTACGCCAGCGACGGGTACTACCAGCCGCGCTCGAACTTCCGGGACCCCCAGATCGACGGGTGGATTCGGGAGGCCCGCACGACCACCGACACCGAGCGCCGCGCCGAGCTGTACGGCCAGGTGGCCCGCCGCGCGCAGGAGCAGGCCTACTACGTGCTGATGCCGAGCAACCCCGGCATCCTCGCCTACCGTGACACCCTCCAGGGCATCAGCGAGGAGACCTTCAACCCGATGACCTCGTTCCGCACGGGGACGCTCTGGAAGGACCTGAGCAAGTCGTAGGGGAGGGCGGCCAGCCGCCAGCCGCCAGCCGCCAGCGACCAGCAAGAACCGTCATCTCTTTCAGCCGTGGGCCGCATTCCAGCGTGGGTGCGGCCCCGCTCTTTATCGCCGCCGGGTATCCTGCCCCCATGCACGACGCCGACGCCTCCGCCGCCCACGCGCGGCCCATCACGCTGCTTCTCGTGGACGATCACCCCGTCGTCCGCAAGGGCACCCGCGAACTGCTGGAGGGGGAAGCCGACCTGCGCGTTCTCGGTGAGGCCGACAGCGGTGAGGACGCCGTGGTCAAGGCCCGCGCCCTCCAGCCCGACGTGATCCTGATGGACGTGTCCATGCCGGGCATGAACGGCATCGAGGCCACCCGCCTCATCAAGGCCGAGCGGCCCGGCGTGGGCGTCCTCGTCCTCACGAGCTACGACGACGACGCCTACGTTTTCGCGCTGCTGGAGGCGGGGGCCGCCGGGTATCTGCTCAAGAACGCCAGCGAGGACGACCTGCTGGGGGCCGTGCGGGCGGTGGCGGCAGGGGAGAGTGCGCTTCACCCCTCCGTCGCCCGCAAGGTGCTGGAGCGGTTCAGCGCGCAGCAGACGCCCACGCCGCCCGAGGACGCGCTCAGCCCCCGTGAGCTGGAGGTGTTGCGGGTCGCCGCCACGGGGCGCACGAACAAGGAGATCGCCCGTGATCTCGATATCAGCCCGCGCACGGTGCAGGTCCACCTTGCCAACATCTTCTCGAAGCTGGGGGTGGGGAGCCGGACGGAGGCGGTGCTGTACGGGATCAAACGGGGGTGGATTGACCCGAAGACGGTGTAGGGGTGAGGGGAGGGGCAGGGCGTCTTGCCACGGTTTGCCCCCACCCCCCAGCCCCCTACCCCCAGAGGGGGCAGGGGGAGCTTGTCGCTGCGCTCGGCAAGTGCTTACAGGCTGCGCTGGTGGACGTGTTCTCTGACTGGCAACGTTTGATCTTGCTGCGCTCTGTCTGGAAGGCCCACCGTCTCGCTGCGCGAGCAAGGCGTGGTGGTGGGATGGGCCGTCGGCT is a genomic window containing:
- a CDS encoding response regulator transcription factor → MHDADASAAHARPITLLLVDDHPVVRKGTRELLEGEADLRVLGEADSGEDAVVKARALQPDVILMDVSMPGMNGIEATRLIKAERPGVGVLVLTSYDDDAYVFALLEAGAAGYLLKNASEDDLLGAVRAVAAGESALHPSVARKVLERFSAQQTPTPPEDALSPRELEVLRVAATGRTNKEIARDLDISPRTVQVHLANIFSKLGVGSRTEAVLYGIKRGWIDPKTV